Proteins from one Juglans microcarpa x Juglans regia isolate MS1-56 chromosome 1S, Jm3101_v1.0, whole genome shotgun sequence genomic window:
- the LOC121246844 gene encoding 50S ribosomal protein L3, chloroplastic has translation MSSLSVSMCRATVPIAHSSNHHPFSSIKCSFFNNNNNPLLLFRVHQSQSFKPPGGNGKAMVVRMSYDAGVGVMGTKLGMMSYFQPDGKVVPVTVVGFKEGNIVTQLKTEATDGYNAVQVGYRRVRDRKLTKPEMGHLQKAGAIPMRHLQEFRLLSVDGFEPNQRLVFDEIFKEGDFVDVSGTTIGKGFQGGIKRHNFKRGQMTHGSKSHRALGSIGAGTTPGRVYKGKKMPGRMGGTNRKIRKLKIVKIDNDLNVVMIKGAVPGKPGNLLRLAPAKIVGKNIPKN, from the exons ATGTCAAGCCTATCGGTATCGATGTGCAGGGCAACGGTTCCAATTGCCCACAGTTCTAACCATCATCCATTTTCTTCTATCAAGTGTTCTTTTttcaataacaacaacaacccACTTCTCCTCTTTCGAGTGCACCAGTCCCAGAGTTTTAAACCTCCCGGCGGGAATGGAAAGGCTATGGTGGTCAGAATGAGCTACGATGCAGGCGTTGGGGTCATGGGTACCAAGCTGGGCATGATGAGTTACTTCCAGCCCGATGGAAAGGTCGTCCCGGTCACCGTCGTCGGATTTAAAGAAGGAAACATCGTCACCCAGCTCAAGACCGAGGCCACCGACGGTTACAATGCCGTCCAGGTGGGGTACCGCAGGGTCAGGGACCGGAAGCTCACCAAGCCGGAGATGGGTCATTTACAGAAGGCGGGCGCTATTCCTATGCGCCACCTTCAGGAGTTTCGCTTGCTGTCCGTGGATGGCTTTGAACCCAACCAGCGGCTTGTGTTTGATGAGATTTTTAAGGAGggtgattttgttgatgtgtccGGCACCACCATTGGCAAGGGATTCCAAG GCGGAATCAAGCGGCACAACTTTAAAAGGGGCCAAATGACCCATGGTTCCAAGAGTCATAGAGCTCTTGGATCCATTGGTGCTGGGACAACACCAGGTCGCGTGTACAAGGGAAAGAAGATGCCTGGTAGGATGGGAGGAACCAATAGAAAGATCAGAAAGCTTAAGATTGTCAAAATTGACAATGATCTTAATGTTGTCATGATTAAAGGTGCTGTCCCAGGTAAGCCAGGAAATCTTTTGAGGTTAGCTCCAGCAAAGATTGTAGGGAAGAACATTCCAAAGAATTAG